The following are from one region of the Periophthalmus magnuspinnatus isolate fPerMag1 chromosome 5, fPerMag1.2.pri, whole genome shotgun sequence genome:
- the endou gene encoding uridylate-specific endoribonuclease A gives MKFITALVLWVALFTRGHTNSLDSCVGRCGYGTDSDFTCQCNPSCEKYGDCCSDYVQVCKSSSSCKNRCDETYNSQNECHCNSKCSQYNNCCEDYDQVCGGGGSVVSDADIKSISQVLFTLDSNKASASQLILEPQTLIPDSQTSAQTDHAPKPLFRYLDEGTLFSRPTYAALLAVLDNYRRMTGQTEAFTQQQLQEQEHFVRETMSNTEVGRELFAFLYTKGVYSSEEEFLQDLKMMWFGLYSRSNGQLDSSGFEHIFAGEVKGGKVSGFHNWIQFYLLEKRGQLNYYSHSFNGPWTSYPDVLGMQFNWDGYYKQVGSAVIGCSPEFDFALYSLCYITRPGKMCRLSLGGKELRIQTYTWDKTTYGDGKKYIGSAFPATP, from the exons ATTCCCTGGACTCCTGCGTGGGGCGCTGTGGCTACGGTACAGACAGTGACTTCACCTGTCAGTGTAACCCGTCATGTGAGAAATACGGCGACTGCTGCTCCGACTACGTACAAGTCTGCAAAT cGTCCTCGTCTTGTAAAAATCGCTGTGATGAAACTTACAATTCCCAGAATGAATGTCACTGTAACTCCAAGTGCAGCCAGTACAACAACTGCTGTGAGGACTACGACCAAGTGT gtggaggcggGGGCAGCGTGGTGTCGGACGCTGACATTAAGTCCATCTCGCAGGTTCTTTTCACTCTGGACTCAAACAAAGCGTCTGCGTCTCAGCTGATCCTCGAGCCTCAGACGTTGATCCCAGACTCACAGACGAGCGCCCAGACTGACCACGCCCCCAAACC TCTGTTCCGTTACCTGGACGAGGGGACGCTGTTCTCCAGACCCACCTACGCCGCCCTGCTGGCCGTGCTGGATAACTACAGGAGGATGACGGGGCAGACGGAGGCGTTCACACAGCAGCAGCTTCAGGAGCAGGAGCACTTTGTGAGAGAGACCATGTCCAACACTGAAGTGGGCAGAGAGCTCTTCGCTTTCCTCTATACTAAAG gAGTGTACTCGTCTGAGGAGGAGTTTCTTCAGGACTTAAAGATGATGTGGTTTGGCCTTTACTCTCGCAGTAATGGACAGCTGGACTCCAGTGGCTTTGAGCACATCTTTGCAG GTGAGGTGAAGGGGGGAAAAGTGTCTGGTTTCCATAACTGGATCCAGTTTTATCTTCTGGAGAAAAGAGGACAGCTCAACTACTACAGCCACAGCTTCAACGGGCCG TGGACTTCATACCCGGACGTGTTGGGGATGCAGTTTAATTGGGATGGGTACTACAAACAGGTGGGCTCTGCTGTGATCGGCTGCAGTCCTGAGTTTGACTTCGCCCTGTACAGTCTCTGTTACATCACACGGCCTGGAAAAAT GTGTAGACTGAGTTTGGGAGGGAAGGAGCTCCGGATCCAGACTTACACTTGGGACAAAACCACCTACGGAGACGGCAAAAAGTACATCGGATCTGCATTCCCGGCCACGCCCTGA